Proteins encoded within one genomic window of Mycolicibacterium monacense:
- a CDS encoding Hsp20/alpha crystallin family protein, translating into MSNVALRVRPAWDLDRWVRDFFGPAAANDGFSGTAAPGFSPAAEIARDGDDATVRVELPGVDVDKDVTVEVDNGQLVIHGERRDERSEEKDGRTLREMRYGSFRRSFRLPQHVTGDAISASYDAGVLTVRVAGAYAGAQPQRIAIENK; encoded by the coding sequence ATGAGCAACGTGGCCTTGCGGGTGCGACCCGCGTGGGATCTGGATCGGTGGGTCCGTGATTTCTTCGGTCCGGCCGCAGCCAACGACGGGTTCAGCGGTACCGCGGCCCCGGGTTTCAGCCCGGCCGCCGAGATCGCCCGAGACGGTGACGACGCGACCGTACGGGTGGAACTGCCCGGCGTGGACGTCGACAAGGACGTCACCGTGGAGGTCGACAACGGTCAGCTCGTCATCCACGGCGAGCGGCGCGACGAGCGCAGCGAGGAAAAGGACGGCCGGACGCTGCGCGAGATGCGGTACGGCTCGTTCCGGCGCTCGTTCCGGCTTCCGCAGCACGTCACCGGCGATGCCATCTCGGCGTCCTATGACGCCGGTGTGCTGACCGTCCGGGTGGCCGGCGCCTATGCCGGGGCCCAGCCGCAGCGCATCGCGATCGAGAACAAGTAG
- a CDS encoding isocitrate lyase/PEP mutase family protein has product MPNHDLKQLADALLALHQPGNPVVLPTVWDAWSANLAVGAGFAALTVGSHPVADSVGRADNEGMTFDELLTRVAQITDAVDVPVSVDIESGYGEAPTRLIEGLLGVGAVGLNIEDTVHGEGGRLRSAGEHAELVGALRAAADDAGVHVVVNARTDLFLRKDGDDADRVDRAVARLKEAAEAGADVLYPVGRHDPDTQRRLTSELPLPVNAIGIPDQDDPASFGPLGVARISFGPFLQAALATRANELLARWK; this is encoded by the coding sequence GTGCCCAACCACGATCTGAAGCAGCTCGCCGACGCCCTGCTCGCCCTGCACCAGCCCGGAAATCCCGTGGTCCTGCCCACCGTCTGGGATGCCTGGTCGGCCAACCTCGCCGTCGGCGCGGGGTTTGCCGCGCTCACGGTCGGCAGCCACCCGGTCGCCGATTCGGTCGGGCGCGCCGACAACGAGGGGATGACGTTCGACGAATTGCTCACCCGCGTCGCGCAGATCACCGATGCCGTCGACGTACCGGTGTCGGTAGACATCGAATCGGGGTACGGCGAGGCGCCGACCCGGCTGATCGAGGGGCTGCTGGGCGTCGGCGCCGTCGGGCTCAACATCGAGGACACCGTGCACGGTGAGGGTGGCCGGCTGCGGTCGGCCGGTGAACACGCCGAACTGGTCGGGGCGCTGCGGGCGGCCGCCGACGACGCCGGGGTTCACGTGGTGGTCAACGCCCGCACCGACCTGTTCCTGCGCAAGGACGGTGACGACGCCGACCGGGTGGACCGGGCGGTGGCGCGGCTGAAGGAGGCCGCCGAGGCGGGCGCCGACGTGCTCTACCCGGTCGGGCGCCACGATCCGGACACGCAACGCCGCCTGACCTCCGAGCTGCCGTTGCCGGTCAACGCGATCGGCATACCCGATCAGGACGATCCGGCGTCGTTCGGACCCCTCGGCGTCGCGCGCATCAGCTTCGGCCCGTTCCTCCAGGCGGCGCTGGCCACCCGGGCGAACGAACTACTCGCCCGCTGGAAGTAG